From one Mycolicibacterium sp. HK-90 genomic stretch:
- a CDS encoding family 1 glycosylhydrolase yields the protein MYGFGVNTEWNKALLATTLAVALGLAACDAGPESDQAQAGWGRDFYWGTATAGYQVEGDAPDSNWRRFVDRTAGKPALPGTDLLDAGPIEPYKQADDFRHRYREDIANADAMGVNTFRFGIEWARVMPEPGKWDEKELAYYDDVVATLQKNGMTPMITLMHWVYPGWIADRGGFMNNLDAFDEFATAITKRYAGQGVLWVSINEPLAFGAMEVRTGAIQPDQFGVFLDRVAEAHRAVYRAAHDADPNAKVTTNEAYISPDVLEQFAGQGVEGLGGSFFDRVRDSLDYIGFDYYTGTAQDNPASAQSMAERWNVKLQPEDIYYVARHYAQQYPGLSIYVVENGMVTDNGKPRSDRVTRSQYLEDTVFWLQRAKADGIPIIGYNYWSLVDNYEWGSYRPRFGLYTVDAANDPALKRVPTDAVATYAQITRDGGTAPGYRPVIPAAQCSTSVGKDSCEPLDPNGPLAELR from the coding sequence GTGTACGGTTTTGGTGTGAACACGGAGTGGAACAAGGCGTTGTTGGCCACTACGCTCGCGGTCGCCTTGGGCCTGGCAGCGTGCGACGCGGGGCCGGAATCCGACCAGGCGCAAGCCGGCTGGGGCCGAGACTTCTACTGGGGCACCGCCACCGCGGGCTACCAGGTGGAAGGCGATGCGCCCGACAGCAACTGGCGCAGATTCGTCGACCGGACGGCCGGCAAGCCGGCACTGCCCGGGACGGATCTTCTGGACGCCGGTCCGATCGAGCCATACAAGCAGGCCGACGACTTCCGGCACCGGTACCGGGAAGACATCGCCAACGCAGATGCCATGGGCGTCAATACATTCCGCTTCGGTATCGAATGGGCGCGGGTGATGCCCGAGCCCGGCAAGTGGGACGAGAAGGAGCTGGCCTACTACGACGACGTGGTCGCCACGCTGCAGAAGAACGGTATGACTCCGATGATCACTCTGATGCACTGGGTGTATCCCGGCTGGATCGCCGACCGGGGCGGATTCATGAACAACCTCGATGCGTTCGACGAGTTCGCCACTGCGATCACCAAACGCTATGCAGGACAAGGCGTGCTGTGGGTCAGCATCAACGAACCACTGGCCTTCGGGGCGATGGAGGTACGTACCGGTGCCATCCAACCCGATCAGTTCGGCGTGTTCCTCGATCGGGTGGCCGAGGCACACCGGGCCGTCTACCGCGCGGCACACGACGCCGACCCCAACGCCAAGGTCACCACCAACGAGGCCTACATTTCGCCGGATGTGTTGGAGCAGTTCGCCGGCCAGGGCGTCGAGGGCCTCGGAGGATCCTTCTTCGACCGGGTGAGGGACAGCCTCGACTACATCGGGTTCGACTACTACACCGGTACGGCGCAGGACAATCCCGCCTCGGCACAGAGCATGGCGGAGCGGTGGAACGTCAAACTGCAGCCCGAGGACATCTACTACGTGGCGCGGCATTATGCCCAGCAGTACCCGGGCCTGTCCATCTACGTTGTCGAGAACGGCATGGTGACCGACAACGGGAAGCCGCGGTCCGACCGGGTCACCCGGTCGCAGTACCTCGAGGACACCGTGTTCTGGCTGCAGCGGGCCAAGGCCGACGGGATTCCGATCATCGGCTACAACTACTGGTCACTGGTCGACAACTACGAATGGGGAAGCTACCGACCACGTTTCGGCCTGTACACGGTCGATGCGGCGAATGATCCGGCGTTGAAGCGCGTCCCCACCGATGCCGTGGCGACCTACGCCCAGATCACCCGCGACGGCGGAACCGCACCGGGATACCGGCCGGTGATCCCCGCCGCGCAGTGCTCGACGTCAGTCGGAAAAGACAGCTGCGAACCACTGGACCCGAACGGCCCGCTCGCCGAGCTGCGGTGA
- a CDS encoding TetR/AcrR family transcriptional regulator, which produces MPDVGRYAKGEAKRAEIKDAALAVLERDGEAGASMRVIAKEAGISLAGLMHYFPTRDLLLTELQRDGDAKFEARYRSSDGDIDPGEALAQAMVDKASKPGSGTVYLSLAAAAAVDPSHPAAQYLRGRYEWMRGVIADHVKQRQAAGTVPSHVDAEFAAAGLISAADGIQIQWMSDPSIDMGAHVRRVWERLLA; this is translated from the coding sequence ATGCCAGATGTGGGCCGCTACGCCAAGGGTGAGGCCAAACGTGCCGAGATCAAGGACGCCGCGCTCGCGGTCCTGGAGCGCGACGGGGAGGCGGGCGCGTCGATGCGGGTGATCGCCAAGGAAGCCGGTATCAGTCTGGCGGGCTTGATGCACTATTTCCCGACCCGCGACCTGCTGCTCACTGAACTGCAGCGCGACGGTGACGCGAAATTCGAAGCACGCTACCGCAGTTCGGATGGCGATATCGACCCCGGTGAGGCGCTGGCTCAGGCCATGGTGGACAAGGCGAGCAAGCCCGGGTCGGGGACCGTCTACCTGTCGCTGGCCGCGGCTGCCGCGGTCGACCCCTCGCATCCAGCCGCGCAGTATTTGCGTGGGAGGTACGAGTGGATGCGCGGCGTCATAGCTGATCACGTGAAACAGCGGCAGGCAGCCGGCACCGTACCGTCGCATGTTGATGCGGAATTCGCTGCGGCCGGACTGATTTCAGCGGCCGATGGTATCCAGATCCAGTGGATGTCCGATCCGTCGATCGACATGGGTGCCCACGTCCGGAGAGTGTGGGAGAGACTGCTTGCCTGA